In one window of Pseudomonas sp. IAC-BECa141 DNA:
- a CDS encoding CoA transferase subunit B has protein sequence MALTREQMAQRVAREMQDGFYVNLGIGIPTLVANYIPEGMEVMLQSENGLLGMGPFPTEETIDADMINAGKQTVTARIGASIFNSAESFAMIRGGHVDLTVLGAFEVDVQGNIASWMIPGKLVKGMGGAMDLVAGADNIIVIMTHASKDGESKLLSQCSLPLTGAGCIKRVLTDLAYLEIENGAFVLKERAPGVSVEEIVAKTAGKLVVPDHVPEMQFAAE, from the coding sequence ATGGCACTTACCCGCGAACAAATGGCTCAACGCGTCGCCCGCGAAATGCAGGACGGCTTCTATGTGAACCTCGGCATCGGCATTCCGACCCTGGTCGCCAACTACATCCCCGAAGGCATGGAAGTCATGCTGCAATCGGAAAACGGTCTGCTCGGCATGGGCCCTTTCCCGACTGAAGAAACCATCGACGCCGACATGATCAACGCCGGCAAACAAACGGTGACCGCGCGTATCGGCGCATCGATCTTCAACTCCGCCGAATCCTTCGCGATGATCCGCGGCGGCCACGTCGACCTGACCGTACTCGGCGCGTTCGAAGTGGACGTACAAGGCAACATCGCCTCGTGGATGATCCCCGGCAAACTGGTCAAGGGCATGGGCGGTGCGATGGACCTGGTGGCCGGCGCCGACAACATCATCGTGATCATGACCCACGCGTCCAAGGACGGTGAGTCCAAGTTGCTGAGCCAGTGCAGCCTGCCGCTGACCGGCGCCGGTTGCATCAAGCGTGTACTGACCGACCTGGCGTACCTGGAAATCGAAAATGGCGCTTTTGTCCTCAAGGAACGCGCACCTGGCGTCAGCGTCGAGGAAATCGTCGCTAAAACCGCTGGTAAGCTTGTCGTCCCGGATCACGTACCGGAAATGCAGTTCGCTGCCGAGTGA
- a CDS encoding CoA transferase subunit A encodes MAGFDKRVYSYEEAMAGLEDGMTVIAGGFGLCGIPENLIAEIKRKGTRDLTVVSNNCGVDGFGLGVLLTDRQIRKVVASYVGENKLFEEQLLKGDIEVVLTPQGTLAEKMRAGGAGIPAFFTATGVGTPVAEGKEVREFHGRKYLMEESITGDFAIVKGWKADHFGNVIYRHTAQNFNPLAATAGKITVVEVEEIVEPGELDPAHIHTPGIYVDRVICGTFEKRIEQRTIRK; translated from the coding sequence ATGGCAGGTTTCGACAAGCGCGTGTATTCCTACGAGGAAGCCATGGCAGGTCTTGAAGACGGCATGACCGTGATCGCCGGCGGCTTCGGCCTGTGCGGCATTCCGGAAAACCTGATCGCCGAGATCAAGCGCAAGGGCACCCGTGACCTCACCGTCGTTTCCAACAACTGCGGCGTCGATGGCTTCGGCCTCGGCGTGCTGCTGACCGACCGTCAGATCCGCAAGGTGGTCGCTTCCTACGTCGGCGAAAACAAACTGTTCGAAGAGCAACTGCTCAAGGGCGACATCGAAGTCGTCCTGACCCCGCAAGGCACCCTTGCCGAAAAAATGCGCGCAGGCGGCGCCGGCATCCCGGCCTTCTTCACCGCCACCGGCGTCGGCACCCCGGTCGCCGAAGGCAAGGAAGTGCGTGAATTCCACGGTCGCAAGTACCTGATGGAAGAGTCCATCACCGGCGACTTCGCCATCGTCAAAGGCTGGAAAGCCGACCACTTCGGCAACGTCATCTACCGCCACACCGCCCAGAACTTCAACCCGCTGGCCGCCACCGCCGGCAAGATCACCGTGGTCGAAGTCGAAGAAATCGTCGAACCCGGCGAACTGGATCCGGCACACATCCACACGCCCGGCATCTACGTCGACCGGGTCATTTGCGGCACGTTCGAAAAACGCATCGAACAACGCACCATCCGCAAATAA
- a CDS encoding LysR family transcriptional regulator, whose product MTIKQIRAFLAVAQSLSFAVACERLHLSQSALSLTIKALEEGLGGRLFSRNTRNVALTPEGESLLPLARRLIADWDNAEDEMRQRFSLQRGRVTLAAMPSFAGNLLPPILKTFRARYPNVNVTVNDVINEQVLEMVRDRQVELGVAFEPMQNTSLSFTPLYRDRFVAVVPQDSPLAGRSDIDWQTLLQEPFITLQRPSTVRVMLEEHLQARGMKLPVEFESHQLATVGRMVASGLGVSAVPALCAGQMRELGAHCLTLHEPVVERAIGVLTDSGNELSAAAQALFDILKAEH is encoded by the coding sequence ATGACCATCAAGCAGATCCGCGCCTTTCTCGCCGTGGCCCAGAGCCTGAGCTTCGCCGTGGCTTGCGAGCGCCTGCACCTGTCGCAATCGGCGTTGAGCCTGACCATCAAGGCGCTGGAAGAGGGGCTGGGCGGGCGTCTGTTCAGCCGCAACACCCGCAACGTGGCGCTGACCCCTGAAGGGGAATCGCTGTTGCCGCTGGCCCGGCGCCTGATCGCCGACTGGGACAACGCCGAAGACGAAATGCGCCAGCGCTTCAGCCTGCAGCGCGGGCGCGTCACGCTGGCGGCGATGCCGTCGTTTGCCGGCAACCTGCTGCCGCCGATCCTCAAGACCTTCCGCGCGCGTTATCCGAACGTCAACGTCACGGTCAACGACGTGATCAATGAGCAAGTGCTGGAAATGGTCCGTGATCGTCAGGTCGAACTTGGCGTGGCGTTTGAGCCGATGCAGAACACTTCGCTGAGCTTCACGCCGCTTTACCGGGATCGTTTCGTCGCGGTGGTGCCGCAGGATTCGCCGCTGGCGGGGCGCAGTGACATTGACTGGCAGACGTTGCTGCAGGAACCGTTCATCACCCTGCAACGACCGTCCACGGTGCGGGTGATGCTGGAAGAACACTTGCAGGCCCGAGGGATGAAACTGCCGGTGGAGTTTGAAAGCCATCAACTGGCGACGGTGGGGCGGATGGTGGCGAGCGGACTGGGCGTCAGTGCGGTGCCGGCATTGTGTGCCGGGCAGATGCGCGAACTGGGCGCGCATTGCCTGACCTTGCACGAGCCGGTGGTGGAGCGGGCGATTGGCGTGCTGACGGATTCGGGTAATGAATTGTCGGCAGCGGCTCAGGCGTTGTTCGACATCCTTAAGGCTGAGCATTGA